The genomic stretch GCTTCCCGGACACGGGAGCTCGCTCATCCGACATGATCGACTGCATCAGTGCCCGCGCCCCCGCGCCGGACGCCTGTCCCACCGGCTCCTTGAGCAGGTCCTCGTCGCGCACGCGGGCGAGATCGGCGATGTTCACAGGACACTCCCTTCGACTGCGACGGCACGTGGGGCATCGATTCCGGCCTCGGCCAGGGCACGGGCGAAGCGCCTGCGGGCGCGATAGAGCCTCACCCTGGCGGCGTTGCGCGAGATGCCGAGCGTCTTGGCGATCTGGCCGGGGTCGAGGCGCTCCCAGGCGACCAGGGACAGCAGCTCCCTGTCGTCGTCGGACAGCGCGCGGAAGACCCGGCCGAGCTGCGACAGGTCAGCGGCGGGCGGGCCCTGCGCGACCAGCGGCGTGGCGGCCAGCTGGGCACGCAGGGCGGCGGTGCGCTGCTCGTGGCGGCGCTCGCCGCGCCGGTGGTTGGCCAGCACCTTCCTGGCCACGCCGAACAACCACAACTTCGCCTCGTCGCCCGCGGGGACTTCGGCTATCCGGCGCCAGGCGATCATGAAGGTCTCGGCCACCACGTCGGCCGCGTCATCGGGGTCCGCGCAACGGCGTAACGCGTACCCCAGCAGCGGTCCGTACGAGGATCCGTAGATCTCCTCGAACCGGCTCGCGGGATCGGCTCCCATCCGGTCTCCTCACTTGGGGTCATTGACATCAACCCCATGTCCGGAATCCCGGACGCATTACCGAGGAGATGTCAGCCGAAGTGGGCCCGGGTTTCGGCGAAGGCCCGGTCGGTGCCCTCCAGTGCCTTGGCGACGTCGTCTTCCGTGTGCGCGGCCGACATGAACCAGTTGTGCCACGGGTGCAGATACACCCCGTGCCGCAGGCAGGCGTCGCTCCAGTACATGGCGACGGACAGGTCGGCGTCGCCGTCGAAGCTGAGCCACGGGATCGTGACCGGCCCCGTCTGGTTCACCACGAAGCCGTGGGACTTGGCCTGGTCGTTCAGGCCCTCGCGCAGGAGCGTGCCGGCGCGTTCCATG from Nonomuraea polychroma encodes the following:
- a CDS encoding RNA polymerase sigma factor; this translates as MGADPASRFEEIYGSSYGPLLGYALRRCADPDDAADVVAETFMIAWRRIAEVPAGDEAKLWLFGVARKVLANHRRGERRHEQRTAALRAQLAATPLVAQGPPAADLSQLGRVFRALSDDDRELLSLVAWERLDPGQIAKTLGISRNAARVRLYRARRRFARALAEAGIDAPRAVAVEGSVL